One Sphingomonas sp. IW22 genomic window carries:
- a CDS encoding type II toxin-antitoxin system Phd/YefM family antitoxin, whose amino-acid sequence MPQTASSVEVSKSFGRFSRQALESPLTITHHGHESLVLLSHAEYQRLKSRDRQVYTLDNIPDEIAEGVRAARAPAEAAAFDNEVES is encoded by the coding sequence ATGCCCCAGACCGCCAGTTCCGTCGAGGTCTCGAAATCCTTCGGCCGCTTCAGCCGCCAGGCCCTCGAGAGCCCGCTGACCATCACCCATCATGGGCATGAAAGCCTCGTGCTTCTGTCGCATGCCGAATATCAGCGGCTCAAGAGCCGTGATCGTCAGGTCTACACGCTCGACAACATCCCGGACGAGATTGCCGAGGGCGTGCGCGCCGCGCGAGCGCCTGCCGAGGCAGCCGCGTTCGATAACGAGGTCGAGTCCTGA
- a CDS encoding DUF736 domain-containing protein has translation MNIGTITQNASGTYTGKISTLTIAIVIALRTVHSANPRAPKFEILALSAARQWVQVGALFELSSNSTGETFLNGKIEDPSLDKPLYISAFRQEDGSYNIVWSRPTRRRDAPTDTVAADDGLPPLPGAGEPAAPAGTDGLGESSADGAFGGEPASGGEPASGGRRRRQPEMAD, from the coding sequence ATGAACATCGGCACCATCACCCAGAACGCCAGCGGCACCTACACCGGCAAGATCTCGACGCTGACCATCGCGATCGTGATCGCGCTGCGCACCGTCCACTCCGCCAATCCCCGCGCGCCCAAGTTCGAGATCCTCGCGCTCTCGGCTGCCCGCCAGTGGGTTCAGGTCGGCGCGCTGTTCGAACTCTCGTCCAACTCGACCGGCGAGACCTTCCTCAACGGCAAGATCGAGGATCCGAGCCTCGACAAGCCGCTCTACATCTCGGCCTTCCGCCAGGAGGACGGCTCCTACAACATCGTCTGGTCGCGTCCGACGCGCCGCCGCGATGCGCCCACCGACACGGTCGCGGCCGACGACGGCCTGCCGCCGCTGCCGGGCGCGGGCGAGCCGGCGGCGCCGGCAGGCACGGACGGGCTCGGCGAATCCTCGGCCGATGGCGCGTTCGGCGGAGAGCCCGCCTCCGGTGGCGAGCCCGCTTCCGGCGGCCGTCGCCGCCGCCAGCCCGAGATGGCCGACTGA
- a CDS encoding tyrosine-type recombinase/integrase — protein sequence MDDGLMVPSRQKPGRRAYLDGNFARRKLPLRAREYCIWDTMLPGFGLRVRPTSRYYWFVRLRHRGKHRRVSLGRTTDVDAELARTQARRLLAEVTLDGLPKRTVVKATPLFTDYVETYWSDIARCWKPSTTKRNRDAWQRDLAPVFGHLRVADVTRADITRWRDDCAGDRESKYNRAIPVLAALFKYAEALHLRRKGSNPCRGMPRYKRQACERYLSPLEYRRMGAALREAEADHPAEVAIVRLLLYTGARISEIRDLRWEWVRPPQLALPDSKTGPKTIWLNSQALAILEAQPRREDCPYVFPNVLGTGPLTLNNWWPGFRRTCALPDVRIHDLRHSFASTAIMDNVPLATIGKLLGHVLPETTAKYAHLSDDVIADAAARISGNLAQAIGLRA from the coding sequence ATGGATGATGGCCTTATGGTCCCCAGCCGGCAAAAGCCCGGTCGCCGGGCATATCTCGACGGTAATTTCGCGCGGCGTAAGCTGCCGCTGCGGGCGAGGGAATACTGCATTTGGGACACCATGCTGCCGGGCTTCGGGCTGAGGGTTCGGCCGACGAGTCGGTACTACTGGTTCGTGCGCCTACGCCATCGCGGCAAGCATCGGCGTGTGTCGCTCGGCCGCACGACCGACGTCGATGCCGAGCTGGCGCGGACCCAGGCGCGGCGCTTGCTGGCGGAGGTCACGCTGGACGGCCTGCCCAAGCGCACGGTGGTCAAGGCCACGCCGCTCTTCACCGACTATGTCGAAACCTACTGGTCCGATATCGCGCGTTGCTGGAAGCCGTCCACAACCAAGCGTAACCGTGACGCATGGCAACGTGACCTTGCCCCGGTGTTCGGGCATCTTCGCGTCGCCGACGTGACCCGAGCCGACATCACACGCTGGCGCGACGATTGTGCCGGGGATCGCGAGTCGAAGTATAACCGTGCCATCCCGGTCCTGGCCGCGCTGTTCAAATATGCCGAGGCGCTGCATCTGCGGCGCAAGGGCTCCAATCCCTGCCGGGGGATGCCGCGCTACAAGCGGCAGGCCTGCGAGCGCTATCTCTCGCCGCTCGAATATCGCCGCATGGGCGCGGCGCTGCGGGAAGCCGAAGCGGACCATCCCGCAGAGGTCGCGATCGTCCGTCTGCTGCTCTATACCGGCGCGCGCATCAGCGAAATCCGGGACCTGCGCTGGGAATGGGTGCGACCGCCGCAGCTGGCGCTGCCCGACAGCAAGACCGGACCCAAGACCATCTGGCTGAACAGTCAGGCGCTAGCGATCCTCGAAGCCCAGCCCCGGCGCGAGGACTGCCCATATGTCTTTCCCAATGTCCTGGGGACTGGCCCGCTTACTCTCAATAACTGGTGGCCGGGTTTTCGCCGCACCTGTGCCTTGCCGGACGTTCGCATCCATGACCTGCGGCACAGTTTCGCCTCCACCGCAATCATGGACAATGTGCCGCTCGCCACAATCGGAAAGCTGCTGGGGCACGTCCTGCCCGAGACGACCGCGAAATATGCGCATCTCTCCGACGATGTGATCGCCGACGCGGCTGCGAGAATTTCGGGCAATCTTGCCCAGGCGATAGGGCTGCGCGCATGA
- a CDS encoding N-acetyltransferase, whose product MAADDQPVSWTGRFTDLGRDDQRALAALVKDGGAIPDTIERILPRLGRSHRVELLREPGTNRIVGAGVLKDPSTNYRCKKFAEAGVAIDGYEDAPELGYIVVAKDMEGQGLGERLVRAVADPLTKACFATTDNPRMHGKLSRAGFSRQGQDWQGARGNLSLWTRPAR is encoded by the coding sequence ATGGCGGCCGATGATCAACCCGTTTCCTGGACCGGCCGCTTCACCGACCTCGGGCGGGACGATCAACGAGCGCTTGCAGCGCTTGTGAAAGACGGCGGGGCGATCCCCGACACGATCGAACGTATCCTGCCGCGGCTCGGCCGAAGCCACCGCGTGGAACTGCTTCGCGAGCCCGGAACCAATCGCATCGTCGGTGCCGGCGTCCTCAAAGACCCGTCCACAAACTACCGTTGCAAGAAGTTCGCCGAGGCCGGCGTGGCAATCGATGGCTATGAGGATGCCCCGGAACTTGGCTACATCGTCGTGGCAAAGGACATGGAAGGGCAGGGCCTCGGGGAGCGCCTCGTTCGCGCCGTGGCCGATCCGCTCACCAAAGCCTGCTTCGCCACGACCGACAATCCCAGGATGCACGGGAAGCTGAGCCGGGCGGGCTTCTCGCGCCAAGGCCAGGACTGGCAAGGCGCCAGAGGGAACCTCTCGCTCTGGACGCGACCTGCCCGATAG
- a CDS encoding DUF2493 domain-containing protein, which yields MQTSFTNFADLASHIAAARENEDLTQTYEGAFIEHSEMAKLSIVEAPEALDMPDPEQVRAAVEMMMQTMFDVLRDTRMEAFATDLAWGFANSFHVVAKRIEGREDDAAKKLGDLARAYDPSEIYATELEDTQLLCQTLQGCREAMECMRDHAAEVYRVETGKPFSPVRGSRVSSALNASMIDARDYLASRARERREQFAPEGPVVAFSGGQVWEDGDLLWKGLDSIKARIPEMILATTAQAKGCDAVAHAWAASRGVKVIQFRLDRSQGNRAAFVRNDRILNLKPVEAVICEGSGIQQNLAQKLRQAGVPLHIVRLTQQRGQRAA from the coding sequence ATGCAGACCAGTTTCACCAACTTCGCCGACCTCGCCAGCCACATTGCCGCCGCGCGCGAAAACGAGGACCTGACCCAGACCTACGAAGGCGCTTTCATCGAGCATAGCGAGATGGCCAAGCTCAGCATCGTCGAGGCGCCGGAAGCGCTGGACATGCCCGACCCCGAGCAAGTCCGGGCCGCCGTCGAGATGATGATGCAGACGATGTTCGATGTGCTGCGCGACACGCGCATGGAGGCCTTCGCGACCGATCTCGCCTGGGGTTTCGCGAACAGCTTCCACGTCGTGGCGAAGCGGATCGAGGGCCGGGAGGACGACGCGGCCAAGAAGCTCGGCGACCTCGCCCGCGCCTACGACCCCTCCGAGATCTACGCGACCGAACTGGAGGACACGCAGCTCCTGTGTCAGACGCTGCAAGGTTGCCGGGAAGCGATGGAATGCATGCGCGACCACGCCGCCGAAGTATATCGCGTCGAAACCGGCAAGCCCTTCTCGCCGGTCCGGGGAAGCAGGGTGTCGAGCGCGCTCAACGCATCGATGATCGACGCCCGCGACTATCTCGCCTCACGCGCCCGCGAGCGCCGCGAACAGTTCGCGCCCGAAGGACCTGTGGTGGCCTTCTCGGGCGGTCAGGTCTGGGAAGACGGCGACCTGCTCTGGAAGGGTCTCGACAGCATCAAGGCGCGCATCCCGGAGATGATCCTCGCGACGACCGCGCAGGCCAAGGGGTGCGATGCCGTGGCGCACGCATGGGCCGCCTCGCGCGGCGTAAAGGTAATCCAGTTCCGCCTCGATCGCAGCCAGGGCAACCGCGCCGCCTTCGTCCGCAACGACCGCATCCTCAACCTCAAGCCGGTCGAAGCGGTCATCTGCGAAGGCTCGGGCATCCAGCAGAATCTCGCCCAGAAGCTGCGGCAGGCGGGTGTTCCGCTGCACATCGTCCGCCTCACCCAGCAGCGGGGCCAACGCGCCGCCTGA
- a CDS encoding single-stranded DNA-binding protein, whose protein sequence is MNNVNITGRVAKDPETRGTVTTLIVATDRVKLRDGKTYVDEATGYTAKETEFHKITCFNGLGRAAAIREKGNVVAITGRLHYSSWEDRDGVTRYGCEIIADKIDFF, encoded by the coding sequence ATGAACAACGTCAACATCACCGGCCGGGTCGCCAAGGACCCCGAGACGCGCGGCACCGTCACCACCCTCATCGTCGCGACCGATCGCGTGAAGCTCAGGGACGGCAAGACCTATGTCGACGAGGCCACCGGCTACACCGCCAAGGAAACCGAGTTTCACAAGATCACCTGCTTCAACGGTCTCGGCCGTGCCGCCGCGATCCGGGAGAAGGGCAACGTGGTCGCGATCACCGGCCGCCTGCATTATTCGAGCTGGGAGGACCGCGACGGCGTGACGCGCTACGGCTGCGAGATCATCGCCGACAAGATCGACTTCTTCTGA